One Takifugu flavidus isolate HTHZ2018 chromosome 3, ASM371156v2, whole genome shotgun sequence genomic window, GTCTTGGACTCCCATTGCCTTGAGCCACGACAGActgccatcttcatcatcctcaccgTTATTTCCTTGGTCGTCAGCATCATCTTCTTGCAGCTCACAACACctacattttaaatgacacGTTTGTAAAAGAGCCTTACTTTGTACTTGATTAATACTtctattttaaaacatttaactgTCCTAAATAACACACAGTACATTTAGAGAAGACCGTAAAGATACCCACTCTTCTGCTTTCTCTttcactttttcttcttcctgaggCGTCAGCAGCtccttgctcctcctcctctcctccactaaAGGCAGAGTGAACTCTATACCTAAAGAGGCAAAGAACTTATTGATGTATGTTTATGGAATGTTTAgatgggttaaaaaaaatctgcaactTTAATGAATATGTCCTGGAAGCATAAGGAAATTGTCTTTCAAACCACCTTCAGCCTTCATTGCTTCTCTGAGGCCCCGTGTTGTTGGGGAGATTAATGCAGAGATGCTGCCTGAGCCGGCCAAACCCGCCGCTCTGAACAACACTGTGAACTGAGAGCACAGAAGCATTGGACCAATGTTGTCCCGCGGTGTTTATATAGCTTTGCTGGCTGGTAAACCCACACTTGAACAATGAAACGACACAAACACTTACCTGATAGGAGCAGAGATAGAAGTATGGACACAGTCTGGCCTTCATCAGACTGTAGAGAGACGATAGGCTGACTGACCTGAAACACACCAGAggaaaaatattacatttgaaTACGCAGCTAACAATAATGAATTAGTCCAGACTCACCATTCATTCATGAGACTCTGCTGAAGTGTGGTGTCTTGTGCCCATGGGCTGCTCTTCGCACTCTTCAGCCTCCTGTCTGCATTGATTCTGGGGAAAAGGGGGATCCACGGTATGGAGGGGTGCTGCCAGTACACCAGACTCTGTTGGAAGGCGCAACGGAGCTCTGAGCAGGATTTGGGGTCCTGCAAGGGGACGGTCAGGGttgcaaataaacaaagatgTTCAGGAAAGCGAAGGGACGATGAGTGTTATGCGAAAACGAAATGACACCTGTAGGCTGTGTGGCAGAGAGGTAAACTGAGCTCTGCAGTGTTGGATTAGCCCCAGAGCCTCCTCTTGAGCTTTGGGTTTTTCTGCCCAGGAAAGGGACACAGAAGAGGTGAAAAGGAGCCGAGTCTTCAGGCTCCAGTCTGCTGGATACTGTGTGCAGACCGGAGGAGCAATGGAGGCTGGAGCAATGGAGTTAGGGCTctggaaagacaaacaaacaataaataacCCAGTCTTTAGCCAGGTGAACAGTGAAAAGGAAGCATCTGTTTGTGCACATGTTATGGCTCAAAGAAAGATGAAACCTTCAGCAATGGAATATtaacatcttcctcctcttcctcaaagAGAGACTCATCTTCAGAGAAACTGGGGCTCTTCTGGAGTCAAAGACGGAGCATAATTATTATTAAGGTGATGTAACAAACATGACATCCATTAGACAGCGCATACCTTGCGAGAAACATCTTTGTCTTCCCATTTTTCAGCCTTAGTCAGCCTGGAGCTCAAAGGTGAAAACGTCGGACAGTCTGTCCTTGTTGACATGTCCCCGTCCCCCTCCTTTTCGCTCGACGCCTTTATCTGGTTCAAGTCCACAGCTTCCACATTTCCGTCATCGTTGTAAATAACGAGCTTCTTTCTGGGGCTGTAAGTATTTTCTAAGCTAGCAAACGGGTTCCTGCGTTTAATTCCACCTCCTGTGCGATTGAGGGTGCTGAAAAGCGGTCCCGGGGAGAAGGGTCGGACACAAGACGGAGACGAGTCGCTTTGTCCGGGACTATCAGCTGAGTCCCGGCCGTTCGTACTTAAACGGGCTCTCTTCATTCTCATTCGCATAATTTCAGACGGCCGCTTGAAGCTGGGTGAATATCCCGCCTGGTCGGACATGGTGACGGGGAACGGGTTCCTTCAAATAAGCAGAATCCAGAAAGCAAAGGTTTAATCCGCAGGCGCGTTGTGGCGCGGCGCCTTCCGCACTTTGAAATGTTGGCGCGCAGCGCGATGACGCAATCGGTGTGTTCGTGTTGCATTCATGACTGCAGGAAAAAGCAGCGACGGCGAATATGCAATCCTAAgcagaacaaaacatttttgattGACATCGTTTCATGCAGAAAACTGCTGTTTTCTATACTTATacttattaatattaaatagATATTACTGTATGATTTTAGTTGTCCCTtttcaaaagttttttttcattttattttgcaatTAACCTCTTTCATCTCACGTTCATGCTACTTTATTAAACCATAACCCCTAATTTATGCCCTGATCCTGGCGTTTGGTTAATTTCTAAtgcaatatatatattttttaaataaccaTACATTAAACCAAACTGATTATATCTTTTATAATATGCACAGATAATTCCAAACCTATTTTTAGTGTACCCTTTTGGTTTGTGCTTTTGCAAAAATACTGTTGTCTTTTGTCAatctttttgttcttgttgtttgtttgttttaaaatattcgACTGATTTCAGCGCTAATTTCTTATTCGATGTTCAGTGAAGCATTGAAATGAAGGCGATGTAAGGAAATCAATTCTGACATGAGTTATTGTCTCAAGAACACTTACTTGTTTTACAGAACTGCAGCTTAGCCCCTTAGAACCTTTATGAATTTAGATTTCCCTTGAAGAAATCATTCATAAAATCGGAAAAGTAATTCTCCAATTTAAGTTGTCGATTCAAATTTTGGCCACAAGATGGCGGTCGTTACTaaagtttgattttaaaaatatgttgCAAAAATGTATATACATTTTAAGCTATCTTTAAAATAAGAATCTTGGATTTTTTAAATACCAtggttaaataaaaataataaattaatgtaaaaaatcaatgaaaactCCAAAATCCTACACAGAAGAATTAGTTTAAACAATTTAGCCTAAATCTCTGTTTGTCAGTTATGGAACCGAAACCATATTACTCTAATTATTAACTATTGTAACTATATGTAACTATTTCACTGCCAGTTATTTCCAGTAATATGATTCAACATTTAGCACTTGTGAGGAGGGACTTTTCAGTGATGCTTTATCCAAAAATACCACCCGTGGACTCCTCTCAGCCCATTAGCTATTCTTCAAATACTGTCTCTGTAATGTCTGAGTGCATCTGCACTAGGGATTCCTTcaagtaaataaataacaaacaaaTTCAACAATGGGACTATAGAGAATTTTCACATAAAAAATGTTTATGtaaatcaaaaacaaatgtgaGCAATCAACAGTGATGTAAATCCCAtttgacttgtgtgtgtgtttggtgtgtgtgtgtgtgtgtgtgttatcattTACATGTACATCGACAGTGTAAATTGGTGGGGGATCAATGATCAAtgtctctcttacacacactttctctctctctctcacacacacatacaaaattaaaatgtcattgtaAGAATAAATTAAAGCCTTTGACTCTGTGAGAAGTTTGTCAATGTGTCCTTTAGAGacaaataaatatgtaaatctGAACAGTTAAAGACAGAGCCAgtttctaaaataagacaaaaacaatCATCTCAATATTGAATGTGAGTATAAAAATTTTATATTTCACATGTCTGTCAGAAGGGCTCCCTACCACCCACTCTGTTTGGTCTGCGTTACCCAGACATGACTTTGATCATTCTGATGGgcagaaatgaaataaacaaggCCTCTGTGTCTTCAAGTCACAGAGGCCTTGGTcaatccctttttttcctcaaattcACCCTGGGGTCTTCATGTTtgtttctctgtcttcatcagacgacgacgacgatgatcaCTGTTTATAAAAAGGTCCAGACAAGAATGTTCAAGTGGGAAAACCCTGGGTCAAATAGGCAATGGCAGACAGACAGTAAACACCAACAGGCCATCAACTACTCTTTTACAACATCAACAATGAGCAGACCTGTTtttacaaaagaagctgaaaGGATGAGCCCAGTGCTGCAGCATGCAGTTTGTCAGTgtaaataatagtaataacaatacCCTGTGTCTCTCCGTCCTTCATTTAACAGAAGGTCGGCTTCAGAGTTCCCCACCTGCCACTCATTCTGCTTGTTTCTTACTGGCCAACACTGTTTGTcagtaaacacatttttactggGTGCACTTGTCAAGTTCTTGGTCACCTGATGATGACTGTGTGGAATTTCGCCACAGAAAGGTGATTCTGATCTGTGACCTGTTCTACAGTTGTTGCTAAATACAGTaggttttgatcatttttggtAGATAAACCTTTGAAATGTGGGTGGATTTCAGTAGTTCCCTATTATTGAGTTCTGGCTTTAATTAAAaacctcttctcttctcttattGTTTCACTGGGACTTTTTAAGAAACAGGTAAAGAAATTGTTGTTTTGGAGAGAATAAAAATAGTGTCTGTTTTTCACGTTCAAAATCCTCTGACACAAACCTTTACAGACACGCTTTATCCAAATAAGTTAAAATAACCAGCTCTAAAAGTCTCTTCTCGTGTTGAGTGCCATGTCTCATTTGTCAGTCGGTGTCCTCTGCCATCTTGGCAGACTCAGTAAGGTCTCCAGACGGCTTCAGCAGCCGCCATGTTGGTTGGCGAGCTACTGTGGCTCGACTCGACCTCCACACCCACTCCGTCGTTCTGATTCGGCAAAGATGGGTGCAGGAGGGGGGAGCCTGTTGAGGCGTTGGTGCACGGTGGCAGGATCCTTGGGGGGGAGCGCGAGTCccccctgccccctcctccagccaTCATGGGGAACTGGTATGAGCCAGTGGCGGTAGAGTAGTACAGGTGATAGGCTGAGGAGGGGGACTGAAAGGGCCCGTTCTGAGCCTGGTGGGGGGTGTTTGCTGGGTACGGGGGAGGCAGATAGGTGTACCTTCCTGTCGGCGTCGTTGCCATGGCTGTTGCCATTGTGATGCCTAGGGTTCCATTAGAGACAGGGTTGTGGGAGGGGGTGTAGCTAAAAGCGGCCCCTGTGGGAGTGTAATGGACGCGTGGGTCAGAGAAGCGGGTGTCGGGCAAggcggagagggaggagaaagaacGGTCTAGGCTCATCCTGGGGTCACTGAAGGCTGCCAGATCAGGACCtgggagaggtcaaaggttagatGTCACAACCTCCTTATTTCACAGTGTGTGGTCAGTGTCTGTACACGCGTGTTACCTGTGAGCCGTGATGACAGGTCACCGAGTGACGATCGAGATGGTGAAAGCGGATTGGCTGTATGCATAGTGGGCGTGGCTATCTGGCCAAGGTAGGGGTACGATTGATCATATGACCAAGATGGTGAAGACTGCATCTGTCTGGAATctataaaagagaaagagatggtTAAGAGCGAGTGGTTGCACTTGGAACTTTGTGAGTGTCGGCACAAACGGAAAGGAACAATACCACAGGTCCACTTCTACTGGCTGAGCTTAAAATGTTCACCCAGGCCTAAATTATAAACTGCAGTGTAGACTTTAAAGATCCTGCAATCTGAATAAAAGTTGATTTGATTAAAAGAGGTCCTGGGACCAAAACTGTTGATAGTTgatggtggagaagaaagagagatggaagacaggaagtaatTAACTTAGCGTGGGGGTGGACAGATAAAGGAAcgctgtgtgatgtgtgtgtttgagttctTTCTTTCAATTCATTCTTTTCCCCATAGTGTAATAAATGGAACTGATCACCCACAGACTTgcagacttgtgtgtgtgtgtgtgtgtgtgtgtgtgtgtgtgtgtgtgtgtgcagacaaatGAGGAGGCAAATTGTACACAGCAGCCAAGACGTCAATGAAAGCTTTTCAAGCGTAGCCAAGATCTCTCCCAACAtcattggtgtgtttgtgtgtgtgtgtgtgtgcatatgtgcgtgtgtgtgtttgtgtgcatatttgtgtgtgtgtgtgtgtgtgtgtgtgtgtgtgtgtgtgtgcatatgtggtAAATCACAAGCCCTGTGCCAAGCCCTTTCCTTTCCTGGCTTCTTTCTCCCTGGCAGAGGGCGCTAATATGTTGCTGCCGCCTGCTTGGGAATGGCGCTACAGTGCAGAGCATCTCATATCATATTAGTGGTGTTGGGAGAAATGTGCTGCCACTTATAAAATGTCTTCTGCTCAATccaaatatttagatttattgGTTGAAGTTTCTTTGTAAGAGCCACTTCTCCACCGTGCTTCGCgggatgtttttaaagaaccGAGTCAACTTATTTAGGTAGAATAACAGCTGGAGAATAAATTCTCTGGGTCAACCAccaaagctgcagaaaatgatCCTCCTTTATTAGATCAAGCTCGGTTATGCCGTGCAGGCTGCAGCCTCCGCTGTGCACAGCGATGGGCGGGTTCATTGAGAGTCAACAAGTAACTGCTAACGTTATATTCATCATCACAGTTGGCATTTGTGCTGGTAATCGCCACGACTTAGTAAATCTGCCATGAGGTCAGAGACAGAAATTAGCTTCTGGGCACAAATTAACACCACAAATTTTGCCACTTTTGGCGTCATGCACATTAACCCAGAAGTGGAACAGTGCATGGCCCCGAGTTTAATGGCATGTGGGaaattataaaatataaatgtttgaATGTCGTGAACACAGCTGACTTTATTGAAGGAAACACCAGTACaagaaaccaaaaataaaagtcccCAAATATCCCTACTGATCAGGCTAAGAAGAGAAGCACATAACTACAGAGAATTGAAAGCAAggcaaagaagaggaagagaaagaaaaaagagagttAGCTCCATAACggtttcctgttttttaaaaaaaatattattttagaataaaaaacagaaagaaggaagaaatCGAAGCAGGGTTTTTCCTCTCAGCATATGTATAGTGTCTAAATCACTCGGTAAAGTTCCAAGTTGTTGTGGTAATAAATGTGGTAAATAATGTGATTAAAATTTCATCCACTAAACCCACAAAATCCTCACATTTAGCTTCTTTTCAtgaaaaagatattttaaaaaatgctttggTTGGGACTCATACTACAAACAAATTAGAATTTGCATTTTCACAAATGGCAAGGGAGTTGATGGGATGTCATGTCTCTTCTGCATTAACAGAAATTGTATTTTGGTGGCTTCACGGTGTCGTTATATTAGAGCTAAAGTATTCTTTTATCTTCAATCTGCATGAGATCAGAAAGTAGACTATTTTTTAACAATTGCATTAGGATTATGTGGTCGCCTTAAACTCTCCGTGTATGTTCTAGTGGCCAACGCAGCATCATGACAACAGCTAGAAATCtaatttcttattttttgtTCTGAAAAGTTCAGATAATTACAAAAGGTTTTGTAATTATctgaaaggttttgttttttctcaaCCGTGTAACTTCCTGCCAGCTGACTCTCATTTCCTCCTTAAGGCATGGTTTGCTTCctcactcacacatgcagatgCAAATGCCGGTACAAGTTCAGAAAACTCACACATGCAAGGCGGAACAGGAACAGATACCACGATGTTGAGCCACATATCGTATCCAGGGTAACCACAGCGCACACTCTTTGAGGCACTCGTAAGCAAacgcatacacacatgcagaccGCAATGGATCTCAACGTAACCACAAGGAGGAACAATGAGATATGAGGTTTTGGAAGAacgtacccacacacacatacacacacacacacacatgcctttcTTTTAAAACCTCTATAACACATTGTTATGGCTTTGGGCATGTTGGAGACTTGAATGAACCAACATTCACTTATAATCATAGATCTCCTTCCCTAGAAATGATTGCCCAATCCCATAATTACAGGTGCTGGGGCTGGATCATTTGTTGTAATGGCGTACAAGAGGGACCTGTGGGTGTTGTCATTGCACTCAAAGTAACAGAGACATGCCACATTCCCATAATGTCACCCATGCAACTGTGACTCTCTTCCAGGGAAACGATAGCTGAACTGCCTCACCTCATTAAAGCCCGAGCCAAGAGACTAATGACATCACTGCACAGTGATCCGATTTAACCCCAGTGCTCAACACCAAGTCAGATACCAAAAATACAGGGAGGACTACCACCAATGTGGTTTGGTCTGTGCTCAGGAGAAAGACAGAGTAGTTtttataaaatacattttggaaACTAGTGCTGACGCTGAAAAGACTGCATCATTAGAGCTAAAGTGATTCATCAAGCTGTGACTTTCCTAAAAGATGTGTCATCTTCTAATGATTCCTTTATTTGGAGATTTTTTATCCAATGAAAATGCAACATGCAACATATTCTTCCTGCTAGCTTACAGGTGGTGTACGGTATGTCACTGCAAAAAATTGTTAGACAAAGTTTTTATAAAGCGTAGGTCAAACAATTCCAGTTTTCTCACCAGCTGCTAActgtgtgtgaggagggctGGAGAAGGTGGCAGCGTTGAGCGCGGCAGATTGGCGAGAGTTTGCAGAGGCAgcttgatggtggtggtggtggtggtggtggtggtgaggaggcGTGACTCTCATAGAGCTGCGACGCAGATGTTCAAGTTCCGACAGCCTCTCAGAGAAGGCCAGAGCGCCGGGTTTGACCTCGTCCATCTTCTGACGATGACCTTGGAGACAAGTGGGAGTGATGTCACATTTAGACAATCCCTCGCGCTAACTTCCTGCCACTTGAGTCCAACATCATCTGTCAGCATGTGCACATGTAGAGGTGATGTGGCCACATGTTACTTCATGCTTAAAAACCCCGGGATTATACCCATCCCTGACGATAACGTCTCGGCATTATTAACACGCTCTGTCTGCTTTTGTACTTGGGAATCTGACGGGCGCCACGTAGGggtctggctgtgtgtgtgtgtgtgtgtgtgtgtgtgtgtgtgtgtgtggcgctcTGTCACACTGTCTGTGGTGTTGGACACACTTCAAAGCATTGAAAATGAGCTCCAGTTACAGGCACTTCCTCCCAATGGGGGAAGTGTGCATATGTGTATttatactctgtgtgtgtgtgtctgtgcgtgcatgtgtgtgtgtgtgtgtgtgcgtgtgtgtgtgttacagatgAGTGATGGTTATTCACAGCTGATGGGAGCTGGCAAGCAGCCTTCCTCTCTGTCACCTCGCTGACCATGGCACTCGTTTCGCTTCATTTTGATTCATCTTAATAATTTACCAAAAGTAGTGTATTGCTCCTTGCAAAATGCCACACACATTTGCCTCAGTCCTGTCCTTAGAAAACCCCATGTTTCACCAAAATGTGCGGTAGGGGAAGTGAGGGTTGTGTCAGGTTCTATATTGACTCACAGTTTATCTGCTAGGATTACAGGCATGTTCTCACTGGATGTCTTCTCAGGCTTTAATTCAACAATATGGCAGATGTTAAACACAACTCAATGTGATCAACTTAAAAACAGTCCAAAAACAATGGGGACTAATTTGCAACTTTATAAATAGTAAATAAACACCAGATTTTACTTGAAGCTTTTATTGATTGTATTGCACTGATGTAATGTTATTTAATGACTCTGCACAACCATACACATACAGTATGACCTCAGCTCTGCAGAGTGTGTggttaaaaacagcctgatttTAGTGCACAGTTGGGACAATTAATGTAGAGAGGCAATAATGGAACTTTTACTCGACTCAATGTCTGGTTTAGTCATAACGATTCATGTTCTGCTAAATTTAAAACAGGTGTCAATAGTGGGATTTTTGAATCTACGCCTCTGCCTGGAGACCAGAAAAGCCCAGAGAAGAAGCTCTTGACACTTAAGCCTGGCACCTTAGACCACTCGGCCATCCTGACAGAAAGCTTCTCTGGATGATTGTTTTTATAATACTGTATATAGAAATATAAGAATCCACTCACGTCGGGGCTCTCTTGGACCGTCCACTGTGATTTTAATGGCTCTCTGGTACGTGGCCACCTGAGGAGGGCTGGTGAACACCGTGATGGTCAGAGTGAAACTCTTCCCTGGACAGaggaaggaaacagaagagAGGTCAGTTACGCAGAGTAATAGAATGGAAGGATCAGTAGTGACCAAAAAGTGTAGTCAAAATATGAGATGTGGAAACCactctttgcctttttttaaaaaaaaaaaattatgcaGTGTATTTATTACTGAAGTTATCAGCAGATTTTTATCAAACATCCTGTAACAAAAGTATTACAGAGTGTGAAATGAGGTCCGTCTCTTATCAGTACTGTTGCTGTGGTAACTTACAGCAGTGTTAAGTGACATTATATCCAATCAGAAGCATGGATTTTATTTATAGTATCAGCTGAACCCCAGTTACATCTaagaacaaataaatatttgtgcTACCAAAGGTTTGCACGATGCATTTGTAGGACAATTTGTGTATGCAAGTGTGTCAGCTTTGGAGGTAACTATCACTCAACAACATGCTTGCtgcaaacacagagacacattGACACACGTGCAGACCACCGTCGGGGTTGTGTGCCAAGGCCAGAGTAGAGTTACCACATGCAGACAGTCTGATGCCACACGAATCGCAGACACTTGTGGGTGATACCGGGTGTTACCATCGCTCCCTGGAACTCCGAATGCTTGTTTTTTGCGTCACGGCTGCAGGCAGACATTTGATTTACAGTCCGTCAAGCACTGAAAAGTTTACTAAGCTatgctgttttaattattgtggCTGGCAATGGGCAACTTCATATCGGCTGTTTGAAATTAACTCGTCCATTTCCAAATCATGCCCCATGTTTTTCCTGCATTACAGACATAGTCATTTAAAGAGTGTCAGAACAAAACAATATAGTATTAATTGGAGTTAATGTACATTAGATTTAGGACACTTATCCGCACTGAATTGCTCAATGCGGTCAAACTAGTGGCCCAGTCATTTTGTAGTTTGCGGCGCATTTTCGAGAGGAAGCAGTTCCACTTagtggccactagagggagcttAGAACCAAAGACctcatctctttttctttcccttacacaaacagcaaaaactCTTCTTCCCAAATAGTATATTCTATATGTATTGCTGCATGTAAACAAATAAACTGGACAGCATAAACAGTTTACTGTGTGGGGAAATCTGTTTTTGTGAAGGATGTTTACACAGTAAGAGTTTACAGTAaggcagagagggacaggaggagggcaAGAACAGCTGAGGTCTttgtgtctgttgtgtctgtCAGTCGTCTGCTGGCATCACACTCATTACAGATTACTTAaagatgagagtgtgtgtgtgttgggatttTTCTATGTAATCACCCCCCCatgcctccttctcctgctgcagataACAACAGACTTCACACAAgagctgtgtgtgcgcgtgtgtgtcagtgcgtgcatgtgtacgtgtgtgcaGGCATGCATATCACCATGTATAGGCTTGCCAATTTGTGGTTCATCGACTTTTACGAACACAACAGCCCAATCAGACAGAATCTCTTATTTACTCAGTTGTTAACAAAGCATCTGTATCTGTGGCTGGAATAGCtaagttgtttttgttgtggtgtgtgtgtgtgtgtgtgtgtgtgtgtgtgtgtgtgtgtgtgtgtgtgtgtgtgtgtgtgtgtgtgtgcgcagcatCAGATATTGAGGTGGGATAAAAGACAGTCTTGTTTAAAAGGGGAAGTATAAAACATATAGTTTGTAGTTTGGTTTGGTCATTTCTGCTTCGGACAGCTTTTTATCATGTCCTGCAAATACAGGTGCCTAATATTTGATGTTAAGGCTGCGGACCCAGTGGGGTTTAGCGGGGATGGTGCTTGTGTGCTGCttcaggaagggagggaggggcgaAATGTGATCTGGAAATTTTTCTTAGATCGCTCTGTTTTGTCTGGTACTGTAGCAGTTGCATTCTTTAAAGTCAACCCACCGATAGGAGGATTCACGTCGCAAGAGCGGTTTGGTGCGTTACCCTCTTGGTCTAGGTGGAAGAGGCCTTGGTGACAGCATAAATAGATAAGGCCTGCAGTTTACACACTTCTTACACACTTTTGAGATTGTGTTTGAGAGATTGTGAACAGTTTTCATTGCAAAATTAAGTAGGCACATTAAGTAAAGGCTCCTGTTTTGTGTTAAGAAACGTGCATTGGTTTGTATAGCTGATGTTTCGCCCGTTCAGACCCACCAAAGATATTCAAGATGGTGATCTGGGAAACCAGTATAACACTAGTGGTTGTACAAAAAGTCTGAATTGGACTTTAAGTCATGAGTTAATTAATGTGTGTTATGACAAGACCTTGGCAGAAGAGGGAAGATTCTGACTAATGATGACTAATTTGCAGAGCCAGGAGACTCTTGTAACCACctacataaagaaaaatgctcgCGTTTCGGAGAAGGCACCTGAATCTCAAAGAACCAGATGTGGCCTGCTGTTCATGAGGCATCGAGTGAAACCCATTGTGCTCTGTGCAGTGACATTTGCATAAAAACAAATTTCTAACTCCTTAGAAACTTTTGCCGCTTGAATCATAGATCCTATTAACGCGTCATGTTTTAAAAGCAGggctgtgggaaaaaaaagcaaacaggtTTGGACGGTTTTTCTCATACTTCCATTTGGCAAAGGGGTTGCTTGCCAGTGTACACAGGTTGGTGTTTTAAATAGATAAGTCGGAACATTTGCCTGTGACTGATTTAGAATAACTGGTCTAGTGTGTCCGTTAAATAGAGAGGAAAGAGGGTGGGGtaggggggtggtgggggtgtacAAGCCTGATAGGTGATGAATGCTGTGTTATGAGGAAGTATgtgaatactgtttttattcataTGTACTTCCCCTAATTTGGCCACATTTGTGCCTGCTGTTTGCTCGCTACGAGAGAACTGCATTACTACATCGCAACAATCTGTACGCATTTCGTCTGCGTTACCTCTCCCGCTGCGGCCAACGAAACGCAGGTCGTTGAATCTGGCCACCTGGTTCTTGATGGCGGCCGTGGCGTTACGGAGTTCGGCTGAGTAGTTCTCATCATTTCCCGCCATGACTGTTACCAGGGTGCCATCTGGGATGTCGCCCAGGGCGACCACCTAATGACACGAAGGAGAGACGTCTTGTTGAGCTGTGTGTGAACGTCCCACTGGTGGTG contains:
- the runx1 gene encoding runt-related transcription factor 1 isoform X2 → MKEDMVKGEKRAEPEKSTEQLKRPGRLLGRERKGVQEEISYFMASNSIFETVLSCHSALRKDPAPGRRYTPPSTTLGSGGKMAEALPLGAQEAGGGGALMGKLRMADRSMMEVISDHPGELVKTDSPNFLCSVLPTHWRCNKTLPIAFKVVALGDIPDGTLVTVMAGNDENYSAELRNATAAIKNQVARFNDLRFVGRSGRGKSFTLTITVFTSPPQVATYQRAIKITVDGPREPRRHRQKMDEVKPGALAFSERLSELEHLRRSSMRVTPPHHHHHHHHHHQAASANSRQSAALNAATFSSPPHTQLAADSRQMQSSPSWSYDQSYPYLGQIATPTMHTANPLSPSRSSLGDLSSRLTGPDLAAFSDPRMSLDRSFSSLSALPDTRFSDPRVHYTPTGAAFSYTPSHNPVSNGTLGITMATAMATTPTGRYTYLPPPYPANTPHQAQNGPFQSPSSAYHLYYSTATGSYQFPMMAGGGGRGDSRSPPRILPPCTNASTGSPLLHPSLPNQNDGVGVEVESSHSSSPTNMAAAEAVWRPY
- the runx1 gene encoding runt-related transcription factor 1 isoform X1: MKEDMVKGEKRAEPEKSTEQLKSKKDTPARPGRLLGRERKGVQEEISYFMASNSIFETVLSCHSALRKDPAPGRRYTPPSTTLGSGGKMAEALPLGAQEAGGGGALMGKLRMADRSMMEVISDHPGELVKTDSPNFLCSVLPTHWRCNKTLPIAFKVVALGDIPDGTLVTVMAGNDENYSAELRNATAAIKNQVARFNDLRFVGRSGRGKSFTLTITVFTSPPQVATYQRAIKITVDGPREPRRHRQKMDEVKPGALAFSERLSELEHLRRSSMRVTPPHHHHHHHHHHQAASANSRQSAALNAATFSSPPHTQLAADSRQMQSSPSWSYDQSYPYLGQIATPTMHTANPLSPSRSSLGDLSSRLTGPDLAAFSDPRMSLDRSFSSLSALPDTRFSDPRVHYTPTGAAFSYTPSHNPVSNGTLGITMATAMATTPTGRYTYLPPPYPANTPHQAQNGPFQSPSSAYHLYYSTATGSYQFPMMAGGGGRGDSRSPPRILPPCTNASTGSPLLHPSLPNQNDGVGVEVESSHSSSPTNMAAAEAVWRPY
- the runx1 gene encoding runt-related transcription factor 1 isoform X5, producing the protein MVFLWDAKYDPAPGRRYTPPSTTLGSGGKMAEALPLGAQEAGGGGALMGKLRMADRSMMEVISDHPGELVKTDSPNFLCSVLPTHWRCNKTLPIAFKVVALGDIPDGTLVTVMAGNDENYSAELRNATAAIKNQVARFNDLRFVGRSGRGKSFTLTITVFTSPPQVATYQRAIKITVDGPREPRRHRQKMDEVKPGALAFSERLSELEHLRRSSMRVTPPHHHHHHHHHHQAASANSRQSAALNAATFSSPPHTQLAADSRQMQSSPSWSYDQSYPYLGQIATPTMHTANPLSPSRSSLGDLSSRLTGPDLAAFSDPRMSLDRSFSSLSALPDTRFSDPRVHYTPTGAAFSYTPSHNPVSNGTLGITMATAMATTPTGRYTYLPPPYPANTPHQAQNGPFQSPSSAYHLYYSTATGSYQFPMMAGGGGRGDSRSPPRILPPCTNASTGSPLLHPSLPNQNDGVGVEVESSHSSSPTNMAAAEAVWRPY
- the runx1 gene encoding runt-related transcription factor 1 isoform X4, which encodes MASNSIFETVLSCHSALRKDPAPGRRYTPPSTTLGSGGKMAEALPLGAQEAGGGGALMGKLRMADRSMMEVISDHPGELVKTDSPNFLCSVLPTHWRCNKTLPIAFKVVALGDIPDGTLVTVMAGNDENYSAELRNATAAIKNQVARFNDLRFVGRSGRGKSFTLTITVFTSPPQVATYQRAIKITVDGPREPRRHRQKMDEVKPGALAFSERLSELEHLRRSSMRVTPPHHHHHHHHHHQAASANSRQSAALNAATFSSPPHTQLAADSRQMQSSPSWSYDQSYPYLGQIATPTMHTANPLSPSRSSLGDLSSRLTGPDLAAFSDPRMSLDRSFSSLSALPDTRFSDPRVHYTPTGAAFSYTPSHNPVSNGTLGITMATAMATTPTGRYTYLPPPYPANTPHQAQNGPFQSPSSAYHLYYSTATGSYQFPMMAGGGGRGDSRSPPRILPPCTNASTGSPLLHPSLPNQNDGVGVEVESSHSSSPTNMAAAEAVWRPY